The Oleispira antarctica RB-8 genome contains the following window.
ATCATCAAACAGTTTTTCAAAATAGACTGGCGAACTTTGTCAGAACCGACATTGCGCACCAACTCCCTATCTAATTTAACAATACGCTTTACATGCGCACTGTCTTCAATTTTTTCGACTTCAGTGAATTCGAACCTAATTCACCTGCCTAATGACAGAATCCCTATTTTCGGAGTATGTAATGCCGTGCAATTCAGCACGACTCACTCATGAATTAAGCTTTATCTCGTGTTAGAAATAGAAAGATTGATAAAGACGTTAAAAGTAAGGCCGTACTGCATATAATAGCCACTGGGTAATACAAATTACCTGCTAAATCTAATTGGCTGTATTTAATAACCATAATCAATCCCTCTAGAGAGAGTGCAACACAAACAGTTCCGATGAATCGAGGAATTGTTCTTCTAAGGCTTACAACCGCATCCGTTTCTTC
Protein-coding sequences here:
- the pglG gene encoding conserved hypothetical protein, producing MIFFGLAAAIILSLAVNVVEGIATGDNIMQMFLSSINTGIIALAVFELALVIDKEYSGHEEETDAVVSLRRTIPRFIGTVCVALSLEGLIMVIKYSQLDLAGNLYYPVAIICSTALLLTSLSIFLFLTRDKA